The following are from one region of the Fusarium verticillioides 7600 chromosome 1, whole genome shotgun sequence genome:
- a CDS encoding RNA polymerase II subunit A domain phosphatase SSU72 — protein MEVANGGSSAQSQNGSSESNSGYKLKFCTVCASNNNRSMEAHLRLSQADYPVISFGTGSLVRLPGPTITQPNVYHFNKTSYDSMFKELESKDARLYRNNGILNMLNRNRGVKWGPERWQDWQVGVPRLQHAKDRGSEGTEGGLVDVVITCEERCWDAVVDDLLNRGSPLNRPVHVINVEIKDNHEEAAIGGQGILDLANSLNAAAREEREAVGASSFDNGSASSRASFDERVPDILASWQERWPKLPATWTVAWF, from the exons ATGGAGGTTGCCAACGGTGGCTCTTCGGCCCAGAGCCAGAATGGCTCATCTGAGAGCAACAGCGGATACAAACTCAAGTTTTGCACTGTCTGTGCAAGTAACAACAATCG CTCCATGGAAGCCCATTTACGGCTGTCTCAGGCTGACTACCCTGTCATCTCCTTCGGCACTGGTTCTCTCGTCCGCCTGCCCGGGCCTACCATCACCCAACCTAATGTGTATCACTTTAACAAAACTTCTTATGACAGTATgttcaaggagcttgaaTCCAAGGATGCTCGGCTGTATAGGAACAACGGCATCCTTAACATGTTAAACCGTAACCGTGGCGTCAAATGGGGCCCAGAACGctggcaagactggcaagTCGGTGTACCTCGCTTGCAACATGCTAAGGACCGTGGCAGCGAAGGTACTGAAGGTGGTCTAGTCGATGTTGTCATCACCTGTGAAGAGCGATGCTGGGAtgctgttgtcgatgatctcCTTAATAGGGGTTCACCGCTCAACCGACCCGTACATGTCATCAACGTTGAGATTAAGGATAACCACGAAGAGGCCGCCATTGGTGGGCAGGGTATCTTGGATCTCGCAAACTCCCTCAACGCGGCTGCTCGTGAAGAGCGTGAAGCTGTCGGTGCCTCGTCCTTTGACAATGGTTCTGCCTCAAGCAGAGCCTCTTTTGATGAGCGAGTGCCTGATATCCTGGCCTCATGGCAGGAAAGATGGCCCAAACTGCCAGCAACCTGGACCGTGGCTTGGTTCTAA